GCGGCCTTCTGCTCGTCGTCCCACCAGAAGCCGATGAGCAGGTAGCTCGCGAGGCCCACGCCCTCCCAGCCCACGAAGAGGACCACCAGGTTCGCGCCCATCACCAGCGTGAGCATCATGCCCACGAACAGGTTCAGGTACGCGAAGTAGCGCGCGAAGTTCGCCGCGCGCTCCTCGCTCATGTACGAGATCGAGTAGACGTGAATCAGGAAGCCCACGCCGGTGATGATGAGCAGCAGGATGCTGGAGAAGCGGTCCACCGCGTAGGCGAGATCGATGTGGATGCCCGGGCCGCTGGCGCCCGCAGGCACCGCGAACCAGGTGAACACGTTCTGGAAGAGCACCGTGTGCTCGGCGCCCTCGGGGAACACGCAGCCGAAGCACATCAGCGCCAGCAGGAAGCTCGCGCCCACCGACGCGCACGCCACGAAGGCGATGTTGCCCTTGCCGATCCGCCAGCCGAAGAGCGCGTTGAAGAGCGCGCCAATCATGGGGATGAGCGGGATCCAGTAGAGCGCGGCCTCGACGGAGCGGACGTCGAGGTTCCACAGCGTCGGGGCCGGGCCGGCAACGACGGGCATCCGAGCCGCGTGCGGCGCGGCCTGGGCCACCAGGGTGATGAGGTGCGAGAGGGTCATCGCCGTTCCGTGCCGCGTGCGCCGAGCGCTCGCGTCAGTTCTTCATCAGGTCGACTTCATCCACGTTCAGCGTCCCGCGAGAGCGGAACACCGCAATCATCACCGCCAGGCCCACCGCGGCCTCCGCGGCGGCCACCGCCATCACGAAGAAGGCCACCACGTGGCCGTTCATGTCGCCGCGCGCCCGCGCGTACGCGAGGAAGGTGAGGTTGGCGGCGTTGAGCATCATCTCCACGCTCATGAACACGATGAGCGCCGAGCGCCGCGTGAGCACGCCCGCGATGCCGATGGCGAGCATCAACCCGGCCACTGCCGCTGCCCAGCCTGGGTTCACCATCAGATCTTCCCCTTGGCCACGACGACCGCGCCCACGATCGAGACCAGCAAGAGCAAGCTGGTGACCTCGAAGGCGAGCAGGTCGGGCCCGTACATCTGGTTGCCGAGCTCCGCGATGGTGCCGAACTCCGGGCGGAGCATGGGCGCCGCGGGCGTGAGCTCCACCATGTCGCCCACCGCGGGCAGGACGCTCCCCGGCTGGATGACGTGCTTGAGGTCGCCCTGCATGCCGGTCACGCGGAGCACATCGAACTGACCGCCGTGCTCGATCTTGCCCGTGCCCAGGATCCCCGCGGCGTACTGCGAGCCGCGGAAGGGCGTGGCGTCGAAGCTGACCACCACCTCGCCATCCTCGTTGTGGGTCACCGACTTCACCTTGCTGCGCATCGGCGCGGCCAGGCTCACCGCCACCAACACCACGCCCACGCCCACCACCGCGGCCACGGCGAGCACGCGCATGATGGAGAGCGACTGCAGGAGCGGCACCCGCGGCGACTCCTGGATGTTGAGCAGCATGATCACGAACAGGAACAGCACCACGATGGCGCCGGCGTAGACGAGCACCTGAAGAATCGCGAGGGTGTGCGCCCCGAGCAGCGCGTAGATGGCGGCGAGGAAGAACATCGACGCCACCAGCCACATGGCCGCGTACACCTGGTTCCGCGAGGTGATGACCATGAGGCTGCTGCCCAGCATCAGGGCGCTCAGCACCAGGAAGATGACGTCGAGCACGCTCACTGGAACCGACCCTCCCCGAGCGAGCCCCAGGGCTTCTCGAACGGGCAGCGGCCGAGGCGGATGTGCTCCTCGAACTCGGCGCGGAAGAACTGCAGGAAGCTGTGCACCGGCAGCGCCGCGGCGTCGCCGAGCGCGCAGATGGTCTGGCCCAGGCCCATGGGCGGGAACGGCGCGATCGAGCTGGCCACCGAGAGGAGCATGTTGATGTCCTCGGGCTGGCCGCGGCCTTCTTCGATCTTGCGGAGCAAGCGCGTCATCCACGGCGTGCCCTCGCGGCACGGCGTGCACTGGCCGCAGCTCTCCTCGGCGTAGAACCGCGTGATGCGCCAGAGCGCGCGCACCATGCAGGTCGAGTCGTCCATGGCGATGACGGCGCCCGAGCCGGCCATGGTGCCCGCGTCCTTCAGGGCCTCGAACTCCATGGCGATGTCGATGTTGCTCGCGGGCAGAACCGGCGCGCTCGAGCCGCCGGGGATCACCGCCTTCAGCTTGCGCCCGCCGGTGATGCCGCCGCCGAGGTCATAGATGAGCTCGCGCAGCGTGGTCTTCATCTCGCACTCGAAGACGCCGGGCTTGTTCACGTGGCCCGAGAGCGCGATGAGCCGGGTGCCGCCGCTCTTGGGCGTGCCCAGGGCGGCGTACTTCTCGGCGCCCATCTCGAAGATGAAGGGCAGCGAGGCCAGCGTCTCCACGTTGTTCACGACCGTGGGACAGCCGAAGAGGCCACTCACCGCGGGGAACGGCGGCTTGAGCCGGGGCCAGCCCTTCTTGCCCTCGAGGCTCTCCAGCAGGCCCGTCTCCTC
Above is a genomic segment from Deltaproteobacteria bacterium containing:
- the nuoK gene encoding NADH-quinone oxidoreductase subunit NuoK, with protein sequence MVNPGWAAAVAGLMLAIGIAGVLTRRSALIVFMSVEMMLNAANLTFLAYARARGDMNGHVVAFFVMAVAAAEAAVGLAVMIAVFRSRGTLNVDEVDLMKN
- a CDS encoding NADH-quinone oxidoreductase subunit J — protein: MSVLDVIFLVLSALMLGSSLMVITSRNQVYAAMWLVASMFFLAAIYALLGAHTLAILQVLVYAGAIVVLFLFVIMLLNIQESPRVPLLQSLSIMRVLAVAAVVGVGVVLVAVSLAAPMRSKVKSVTHNEDGEVVVSFDATPFRGSQYAAGILGTGKIEHGGQFDVLRVTGMQGDLKHVIQPGSVLPAVGDMVELTPAAPMLRPEFGTIAELGNQMYGPDLLAFEVTSLLLLVSIVGAVVVAKGKI
- the nuoF gene encoding NADH-quinone oxidoreductase subunit NuoF, with amino-acid sequence MAATELITRNWKKKDPSLKAYEAAGGYQQLRKVLKMQPADVTAEVKKSNLRGRGGAGFPTGMKWSFVPANNPKPRYLCVNADESEPGTFKDRYIMEWDPHSMLEGCAIACYALNAHACYIYTRGEYKFPAEVMDKAIAEAYAAGIFGKSVLGSGFQMDCYQVRGAGAYICGEETGLLESLEGKKGWPRLKPPFPAVSGLFGCPTVVNNVETLASLPFIFEMGAEKYAALGTPKSGGTRLIALSGHVNKPGVFECEMKTTLRELIYDLGGGITGGRKLKAVIPGGSSAPVLPASNIDIAMEFEALKDAGTMAGSGAVIAMDDSTCMVRALWRITRFYAEESCGQCTPCREGTPWMTRLLRKIEEGRGQPEDINMLLSVASSIAPFPPMGLGQTICALGDAAALPVHSFLQFFRAEFEEHIRLGRCPFEKPWGSLGEGRFQ